A single genomic interval of Mucilaginibacter robiniae harbors:
- a CDS encoding amino acid permease: MRIKPISLLLKESAEDGENTLKRSLGPINLILIGIGIIIGAGLFSLTGIAAGQHSGPAVTISFAIAALGCTFAALCYAEFSAMIPVAGSAYTYSYATMGELFAWIIGWDLVLEYSVGAATVAISWSQYLTKFLSWFDLYLPPQLTLSPFETAKAADGHVVQGIINLPAALIVVLVTGVIIRGTKGSALINAIIVTLKVGVVLVFIAAGWSYINPQNYHPYIPQNTGVWGEYGWSGVLRGAGLVFFVFIGFDAVSTAAQEAKNPQRNMPIGIIGSLVVCTILFIIFAHVMTGMANYKEFIGSGAPVAIAIEKTHYRWLSKAVVLAILIGYTSVILVDLLGQSRVFYSMSKDGLLPRIFSDVHHRFRTPWKSNLVLCAFIAVFAAFVPIRVVGEMTSIGTLLAFVMVCAGVLILRKQQPNTIRPFKTPLVPVVPILGILTCLAMMTFLPADTWLRLVVWLGIGLIIYFTYGKRHSKLNQADGTI, encoded by the coding sequence ATGAGAATAAAACCGATCAGTTTATTACTGAAAGAATCGGCCGAAGATGGCGAGAATACACTTAAACGTTCACTTGGCCCTATTAACCTAATTTTAATTGGTATTGGTATTATAATTGGAGCAGGTTTGTTTTCGCTTACTGGCATTGCTGCTGGGCAGCATTCTGGCCCTGCTGTAACCATATCGTTTGCTATTGCGGCATTGGGTTGTACTTTCGCTGCTCTGTGTTATGCTGAGTTTTCAGCAATGATTCCGGTAGCAGGCAGTGCTTATACCTATTCCTATGCAACTATGGGCGAACTCTTTGCTTGGATTATTGGCTGGGACTTGGTGCTTGAATATTCCGTAGGTGCAGCAACTGTAGCCATTAGTTGGTCACAATATTTAACTAAGTTTTTATCCTGGTTTGATCTTTACCTGCCTCCACAGCTTACCTTATCACCTTTTGAAACTGCTAAGGCTGCTGACGGGCATGTTGTTCAAGGCATTATTAATTTGCCTGCAGCACTTATCGTTGTTTTGGTTACGGGAGTTATCATTAGAGGTACTAAAGGTTCTGCATTAATTAATGCAATCATTGTTACGCTAAAAGTTGGAGTAGTGCTGGTATTTATTGCTGCTGGTTGGTCGTACATCAATCCGCAAAATTATCATCCTTATATACCACAAAATACAGGTGTTTGGGGCGAATACGGATGGTCGGGAGTGTTAAGAGGAGCGGGGTTAGTCTTTTTTGTATTTATTGGTTTTGATGCAGTTTCTACAGCAGCTCAAGAAGCAAAAAATCCGCAGCGTAACATGCCTATTGGTATTATAGGGTCGTTGGTTGTTTGTACTATATTGTTTATCATATTCGCTCATGTAATGACCGGTATGGCTAATTACAAAGAATTTATCGGTTCGGGTGCGCCTGTTGCAATTGCTATTGAAAAAACACATTATCGTTGGTTAAGTAAGGCTGTTGTTTTGGCTATACTAATTGGTTATACATCTGTGATTCTGGTTGATTTATTAGGTCAATCCAGAGTTTTTTATTCCATGTCGAAGGATGGATTATTGCCCCGAATATTTTCAGATGTTCATCATCGGTTTCGCACACCTTGGAAGTCGAATTTGGTGCTGTGTGCTTTTATTGCTGTTTTTGCAGCTTTTGTACCCATCCGGGTAGTGGGAGAAATGACGAGTATAGGAACTCTACTTGCTTTTGTAATGGTATGTGCTGGTGTTTTAATATTACGTAAACAACAGCCTAATACAATTAGACCTTTCAAAACGCCTTTAGTACCCGTTGTGCCCATATTAGGTATATTAACTTGCCTGGCCATGATGACCTTTTTGCCAGCCGATACTTGGCTCAGGCTTGTTGTATGGTTGGGCATAGGTTTAATCATATACTTTACTTATGGAAAACGGCATAGCAAGCTTAACCAAGCAGATGGAACAATTTAG